The following nucleotide sequence is from Aquarana catesbeiana isolate 2022-GZ linkage group LG08, ASM4218655v1, whole genome shotgun sequence.
ttttatttgttaatGTTGAAATTTCCTATAGGGATAATCTGACCCAAAAGTTTAATAGTTGCTGTGTTCCTCAATCAATTACAGAACTTTTACAGCGAGTACGAAAATACTATTTTAGCTTCTGTAAAAAACAAAATAGTGAAACAATTTTGTGCcggcagtatgggtggaggaatgtattcagtgttaatgacccacctgtgctgatctctgtaggagtgtcctcctctataaatgtccccgttattccatcctcctccatagactgctgatcatccctcacatacctctcttcttcttctgatttaacttcaacttttatatctatcagatcttcaccctataTCAAGAATAGAAAATAACATCTTGTAGGGTCTACAGATCTTCTCAATGAGTCACTTTCAAGTTCTAGAtgcacctacctgatgatggtgagggatggtgtgaccttcctgtgtggaatcccgggaatacagaggacggggacatctctctggtgggtttctgtagctggatgaatccaccatggtgtcctggtacagatctgtGTGTCCTTCTGGAAACTCTGACTCCTCtgtcaccccatcctcatcatcctcctcttttatctcttctttaacatcaactttaggatctctcaggtttccactctgaatatataataaaaatgacatcaatggtaacaattcagataatgtacagatcctaatgatactatcagtgattgttcctcgtctacctgatgatggtgagggatggtgtgaccttcctgtgtggaatcccaggaatacagaggacggggacatctctctggtgggttcccattactggatccatctgtaggaaacacacacactgactgaatacattgtttctatgtgtttatcagatgatgggggatctaggtggagcctccgtactgctctctcctttacaataaagtctcctcttacccggtgatgtgaggggcggctgattgtccatcatgacgtccttgtagagatccttgtgtccttctaaatactcccactcctccatggagaaatagacagtgacatcctgacaccttataggaacctgacacacacaatgatacagtcaccatccagacacatcccttgtctgttactggataatgtcccagaattcccagaatcctcctcacttctcctgtcagcagctccatcatcttctcggtgacttctagaatcttctgcatgttgtgtctctcaggttttagggagtcacatggaggcactgtgatggtcacctTATCAGACTTCACGGGAGGGAAACTCTACAATAAAGACCAataatagttatatagttagtaaggccaaaaaaaaccccacatcttAAAGTTTTTTAACTTTTCTATACTCTCCAccgacaccaccaactgtggaagggagttccacatcctcactcctctaacagtaaagaaccccctacacaGAATAAGAGTGAACTGCTTCTCACTCAGCTTCATTATGTTGTTCAATGTCTTCTTTACATACTTAGATTAAAAAGTTTTCTCCCAATGCTAGAGTCACCATGCAAGGATTCCTATACTTCAATCAAATCCCCTCTTAAAGTGACTCTAAACCCATATCTTTTAACCTGCTCCTGCATTGGTTTTGCATAGAGGAGCCCCGATCCTCCTTATTTGGGTTCCCCCCGCCGGCGCTCCGGTCTCCTCCATTTCTCGGTGGTACCCCATAGGAAAACGCTTCCTATGGAGGCCCACCTGCCCCACTGCCTGAGATTGACAGcaggggagccaatggctccggttgctgtctctgagccaatgaggagggagagagccactgctcttgggcacagcgctTGATTgacattgggctcaggtaagtataaagcgAGGGCTGGGGGCTGCACTCACAAGGTTTTTTATACATTAATGTAGAGaatgcctttagagccacttttagCATCTCTTTTCAGGAAaagtaagtttaatgtttgtatttgTTCCTGATAACCAAgttcctccatccccataactgacCTCTCCATCGATCGTAAcaaagctcctccatcccccataactgagctcctacaTTCcttataactgagctcctccatcccccataactgacctctCCATCGATCATAAcaaagctcctccatcccccataactgagctcctacaTTCCTTATAACTGAgcttctccatcccccataactgagctcctccatcactaatctcctccatcccccataactgagctcctccatcccccatacctGAGGTCCTCCATCtcctataactgagctcctccatcccccatacctaaggtcctccatctcccataacaaagctcctccatcccccataactgagctcctacaTTCCTTATAACTGAgcttctccatcccccataactgagctcctccatcactaatctcctccatcccccataactgagctcctccatcccccatacctGAGGTCCTCCATCtcctataactgagctcctccatcccccatacctaaggtcctccatctcccataacaaagctcctccatcccccataactgagctcctacaTTCCTTATAACTGAgcttctccatcccccataactgagctcctccatcactaatctcctccatcccccataactgagctcctccatcccccatacctGAGGTCCTCCATCTCCCATAACGGAGGTCCTCCATCCTCCTTAACTGGGCTCCtcaatcccccataactgagcttctcCTACTCCATAAATGAGGTTCTCTatccccaatagggatgagccgaacaccccccggttcggtttgcaccagaacccgcgaacggaccgaaagttcgcacgaacgttagaaccccattgacgtctatgggactcgaacgttcgaaatcaaaagtgctcattttaaaggctaatttgcatggtattgtcctaaaaagggtttggggacccgggtcctaccccaggggacatgtatcaatgcaaaaataacttttaaaaacggacgttttttcgggagcagtgattttaatgatgcttaaagtaaaaaaaaaaaaaagtgaaatattcctttaaatatcgtacctggggggtgtctatagtatgcctgtaaagtgacgcgtgtttcccatgtttagaacagtccctgcaccaaatgtcatttttaaaggaaaaaatctcatttaaaactgcttgcgggtttaatgtcatgtcgggtcatggcaatatggatgaaaatcagtgagacaaacggcatgggtaccccccagtccattaccaggccctttgggtcttgtatggatattaaggggaaccccgcacccaaattaaaataaggaaaggtgtggggccaccaggccctatatactctgaacagcagtatacaggtggtgcaaacaagacagggactgtaggtttgttgttaagtagaatctgtttgtaattttgaacatttttaacgtgtttagctccagccaaaaaatcttttctaagctttttggaaaacatagggaagggttatcacccctgtgacatttgttttgctgtctttcctcctcttcagaagatttcacctcacttttttgtccctctccttcttggccttccagacatactaatggcctgtagctgcactaagctgggatagaacacctgtaattttcttcaggtagctttatatactgtaaccagacaagcctgcctgtcagtaggaagataacaggaacggatctagctgaacactgtgagcaggacgcactgcactaaatgtaaatagtctagaagataacaggaacggatctagctgaacactgtgagcaggacgcactgcactaaatgtaaatagtctagaagataacaggaacggatctagctgaacactgtgagcaggacgcactgcactaaatgtaaatagcaggaacggatctagctgaacactgtgagcaggacgcactgcactaaatgtaaatagcaggaacggatctagctgaacactgtgagcaggacgcactgcactaaatgtaaatagcaggaacggatctagctgaacactgtgagcaggacgcactgcactaaatgtaaattgcaggaacggatctagctgaacactgtgagcaggacgcactgcactaaatgtaaatagtctagaagataacaggaacggatctagctgaacactgtgagcaggacgcactgcactaaatgtaaatagcaggaacggatctagctgaacactgtgagcaggacgcactgcactaaatgtaaattgcaggaacggatctagctgaacactgtgagcaggacgcactgcactaaatgtaaatagtctagaagataacaggaacggatctagctgaacactgtgagcaggacgcactgcactagatgtaaatagtctagaagataacaggaacggatctagctgaacactgtgagcaggacgcactgcattaaatgtaaatagtctagatagaagataacaggaacggatctaactaaactgaatacagtgtatatatatatatatgcaacacctgggatgcatatatatacacaatacactgtaagtgcagctaactgactgactgttctgcctaatctatctaactcaaatcaaatgacactgtctctctctctatctctcagcacaccggaacacacactacacagggccgccgtgcaggcggccttatatagtgtggggtgtgtactaaatcccctgagccataattggccaaagccaccctggctttggccaattacagctctctctactgacggcgctgtgattggccaagcatgcgggtcatagtgcatgcttggccaatcatcagccagcaatgcactgcgatgccgcagtgaattatgggccgtgacgcgccacacgaatttagcgcgaacggcccataacgttcgcaattcggcgaacgatcgaacagccgatgttcgagtcgaacatgggttcgactcgaacacgaagctcatccctaatccccaatAACCAAGCTCCTCCATGGCTGAGGTCTTCTATCCCCAATAACtcagctcctccattccccataactgaggtcctcaatAACCAGGCTTCTTCATCCCCATAACtaatctcctccatcccccataactaatCTCCTCCATCCCCTATAACTGAGCACCTTCATCTcctataactgaggtcctccatctgCCATAATGGAGGTCCTCCATCTCCCATAACAGAGGTCCTCTACCCTCCTTAACTAAGCTGCtcaatcccccataactgatctcctccatccaccataactgaGACCCTCCATCCTCCACAACTGAGGTCCTCCATAACCAGActtctccattccccataactgagctcctctatCCCCTAGAAATTAGGTCCTCCATCCCCCAGAAATTAGGTCCTCCATCCCCAATAACCAAGCTCCTCCATGGCTGAGgtcatcccccataactgacctccttcatcccccataactgacctcctccatcccccataactgacctccttcataccccataactgacctcctccatcccccataactgacctccttcatcccccataactgatctcctccattcctcataactgagctcttccatgccccataactgagctcctccattcctcataactgagttcctccatgccccaTAACTGAGCTTatccatcctccataactgagcttctccatctcccataactgaggtcctccatctcccataactgagttcctccatgccccataactgagcttctccatctcccataactgaggtcctccattcctcataactgagttcctccatgccccaTAACTGAGCTTatccatcctccataactgagcttctccatctcccataactgaggtcctccatctccCATAACAGAGGTGCTCTACCCTCCTTAACTAAGCTGCTcaatcccccataactgacctcctccatcccccataactgacctcctccatcccccataactgacctcctccatccaccataactgacctcctccatccaccataactgagctccttcttcccctataactgagctcctccatgccccataactgagctcctccatgccccaTAACTGAACTCCTTAATCCCTCATAACTAagctcctccgtcccccataactgaggtcttccatCCCAAATAACTGAGGACctctatcccccataactgagctcctctgtcccccataactgaggtcccctaTAACTGAGGACCTCCATCCCCCACAACTGAGGTCCTCCATAACCAGgcttccccatagctgagctcctcctctATCCCCTATAACTTAGCTTCTTAATCCCCCATAACaaagctcctccatccccataactgatGCCCTCCATCCCCAATTACTGAGGTCCCCCATAACTGAGGACCTTCATCCTCCACAACTGAGGTCCTCCATAACCCATACCTGAGGTCCTCCATCTCCAATAACCGAGCTCGATAACTGAGCTCCTTCATCCTCCATGGCTGAGGTCATACATCTCCCATAACAGGAGTCCTCTATCCCCAATAACAgggctcctccatcccccatgacCAAGCTCCTCCATCTCTCATAACTGAGGACCTCCAgctcctttattagctttgttgcccttctctggacttccctccagttccagcacatccttcctgaggactggtgaccagaactggacagaatactcaagatgtggccgaaccagaattttgtaaaatggtagaattatagttttatctctaaaataaatacccttttaatgcatgctaattatCTGCTAGCCTTTAtcaccgcagcttggcattgcatactattgatgagcctttcatctactaggacccccagatctttctccatcctggattcccaCAGAGGTTTTCCctctagcgagtaacttgcattcatatttttaaaaaagagtgatgtcatgtgacctcccagaatcctcctcacctctccggtcaggtctgtgttttattaatagagataagagtgatgtcatgtgacctcccagaatcctcctcacctctccggtcaggtctgtgttttattaatagagataagagtgatgtcatgtgacctcccagaatcctcctcacctctccggtcaggtctgtgttttattcgtaaagataagagtgatgtcatgtgacctcccagaatcctcctcacctctccggtcaggtctgtgttttattaatagagataagagtgatgtcatgtgacctcccagaatcctcctcacctctccggacagcaggtagatgatctccagggtgaggtttagtatcctctcagtcatgtgactccggtcctcctccatcctcattggtcatGTGATCTATAAGGGTTCCTGTAGACCAATAATTGATAACAGAGAATGATGAGGACTGTACTGGTTGTAAAATATTAGGACGGGGTGTATGGGGTAGCCCCCCGGTGGATTACACACAGAGGAACATTCAGTTTATTGTTTGCTATGTTTTTGTGATCCGGGAGCCTCTAACCCTTTGACTCGCGTTACTTTGGATcacaaggttcttttttttttttttcctgtaaagtccATTTTGTTTCGTTCTTGATCCACCAGCAAAGAAAACTGATTAAGATCCCTCCCTATGTCTTCAtataccccccatcccccccactaaTAAAAGTGGTATAATCCGTTTACtatagactgatgaggtgagaaggtgattggtgggaaaggcgatacatctccaaaatgaagagaatgttccggccctgtaagtgggggaatgttctgcccccatctgctggagataaaagacatcacagtgactatggaggaagaggacggacatgacgggggggggttactgggtgtaaatagaaaataaaatcttattacctcctctgctacaACTTCCaccaatgtcttctctctacttcctcctgactcacctctcacccggaacttcctttttatacctgacatcactttccgtcttccatagagacttcctttcTCTATGGTataggtgagatcaccaccttgtggagctcagaggaactgcactcagagaaacgtctcgtagtgtgaacacggccttgtgctgtgtgtgtatgtactgtatatccttatagatgggttcATCTCCACTTCCACCAAGGGggagagaaatatattactgcctagtccagcctttctcagccagggttcctccaaaggtttctaggggaTTCATGAGCAATggacaatttctgtctctcagtaacAACTGACATCAGTGATCGGTAAGTGGGGCAGTCTTCCCACTGATGATAATGTAAGGATGTCCtactcccattggtcaccaatgtaagggaccaccacaatgaccactgatataaggggttcttctcccattggtcaccaatgtaagggaccaccacactgaccactgatataagggggttcttctcccattggtcaccaacgtaagggaccactacactgctagtggtcaccaatgtaagggataggtatgagcttcaagttcgagtcgaactcatgctcgactcgaacatcggctgttcgccagttcgccgaacagcgaacaatttggggtgttcgcggcaaatttgaaagccgcggaacaccctttaaaagtctatgggagaaatcaaaagtgctaattttaaaggcttatatgcatggtattgtcataaaaagtgtttggggacccgggtcctgccccaggggacatggatcaatgcaaacattttttttaaaaacggccgttttttcgggagcagtgattttaataatgcttaaagtgaaacaataaa
It contains:
- the LOC141104947 gene encoding oocyte zinc finger protein XlCOF8.4-like; amino-acid sequence: MRMEEDRSHMTERILNLTLEIIYLLSGESFPPVKSDKVTITVPPCDSLKPERHNMQKILEVTEKMMELLTGEVRRILGILGHYPVTDKGCVWMVTVSLCVSGSYKVSGCHCLFLHGGVGVFRRTQGSLQGRHDGQSAAPHITG